A DNA window from Flavisolibacter ginsenosidimutans contains the following coding sequences:
- a CDS encoding glycoside hydrolase family 43 protein yields MKKIRLGFATFILSVLLSKLAAQAQNPILFADVPDMSMIRVGNTYYMSSTTMHMSPGVPIMKSKDLVNWQLVNYAYDTLANSDELALTNGKSTYGRGSWASSLRYHNGTYYVSTFSQTTGRTHVYSTENIEKGPWKTVSFKPSYHDHSLFFDDDGRVYLIYGAGKLKLVELTNDVTGIKPGTAEQVIIENASAPAGTNINLQAEGSQLFKVNGKYYLFNITWPRAGMRTVVIHRADKITGPYEGKLALQDLGVAQGGLIDTPEGEWFAYLFRDYGAVGRIPYLVPVKWVDAWPVLGVDGKVPQTLNLPANKPLIPGIVASDEFSRKKGEPALPLAWQWNHNPDNSLWSVKARKGYLRLTTGRIDTSFLLARNSLTQRTIGPVCSGTTSLDVSNMKDGDFAGLGLLQKNYGLLGVRVNGNRKEMVMVNVGTGKAIESQSIPLNQTTVYFKAKCNFTDKKDVADFFYSLDGKTWMPIGTQLKMTYTLPHFMGYRFALFNYATKNTGGFVDFDFFRVSDKINY; encoded by the coding sequence ATGAAGAAAATCAGACTGGGTTTCGCTACGTTTATTCTTTCGGTCTTGCTTTCGAAACTTGCCGCGCAAGCACAGAATCCAATCCTCTTCGCCGATGTTCCCGACATGTCAATGATCCGCGTTGGCAACACCTATTACATGAGCAGCACCACTATGCACATGAGTCCCGGTGTGCCCATTATGAAATCGAAGGATCTCGTTAACTGGCAATTGGTGAACTATGCTTACGATACGTTGGCAAATAGTGATGAACTGGCTCTCACCAATGGGAAAAGCACGTACGGAAGAGGGTCATGGGCGAGCAGCCTTCGTTACCACAACGGAACGTATTACGTTTCCACCTTTTCGCAAACCACCGGGCGAACGCATGTTTATTCAACGGAGAACATAGAGAAAGGACCTTGGAAAACTGTTTCGTTCAAACCAAGCTATCACGACCATTCCTTGTTCTTTGACGACGATGGCCGTGTCTATCTTATCTACGGCGCTGGCAAATTAAAATTGGTTGAACTCACAAACGATGTCACCGGCATTAAGCCCGGTACAGCGGAGCAAGTCATTATTGAAAATGCCAGTGCGCCTGCCGGCACAAACATCAACCTGCAGGCCGAAGGTTCGCAGTTGTTTAAAGTGAATGGAAAGTATTATCTCTTCAACATTACCTGGCCGCGGGCCGGTATGCGTACCGTTGTTATTCATCGCGCAGATAAGATTACAGGTCCGTATGAAGGTAAGCTTGCGTTGCAGGATTTAGGCGTGGCGCAAGGCGGTTTGATTGACACACCAGAAGGCGAGTGGTTTGCTTATTTGTTTCGCGATTACGGTGCCGTGGGTCGCATACCGTATCTCGTTCCGGTGAAGTGGGTGGACGCTTGGCCGGTGCTCGGCGTTGACGGTAAAGTGCCGCAAACACTCAACCTTCCGGCAAACAAACCGCTCATTCCGGGTATTGTGGCTTCGGATGAATTCAGCCGCAAAAAAGGCGAGCCGGCATTGCCCTTGGCTTGGCAATGGAATCACAATCCTGATAACAGCCTTTGGTCTGTAAAGGCGCGAAAAGGTTATCTCCGCCTTACCACGGGCAGAATTGATACAAGCTTTTTGCTGGCGCGAAATTCATTAACACAACGCACTATTGGCCCGGTCTGCAGCGGTACTACTTCGCTGGATGTTTCGAATATGAAAGACGGTGACTTTGCCGGACTCGGTTTGCTGCAAAAAAATTACGGCTTACTCGGCGTTCGCGTTAACGGTAATAGGAAAGAAATGGTAATGGTGAACGTTGGCACGGGAAAGGCGATAGAATCGCAATCAATTCCGCTCAATCAAACGACCGTTTACTTTAAAGCCAAATGCAATTTCACCGACAAGAAAGACGTGGCTGATTTCTTCTACAGCCTTGACGGCAAAACATGGATGCCGATTGGCACGCAATTAAAAATGACGTATACGCTTCCCCATTTTATGGGATACCGTTTTGCGCTGTTTAATTACGCAACAAAAAACACCGGCGGTTTTGTTGACTTTGATTTTTTTCGTGTCAGTGACAAAATCAATTACTAA